One part of the Loxodonta africana isolate mLoxAfr1 chromosome 13, mLoxAfr1.hap2, whole genome shotgun sequence genome encodes these proteins:
- the NGRN gene encoding neugrin: MAVALSVFLGGRVRAVVARCGLATRGVTGPSPVGREPDPDSDWEPEERELQEVESALKRQKKAIRFQKIRRQMEAPGAPPRTLTREAMEQIRYLHKEFAESWSVPRLAEGFDVSTDVIRRVLKSKFEPTLEQKLKQDEKVLKKAGLAHSFRQTQASGNTTKPFSAGHPVPGCLPMPGGEALSKGQRRSTALKVIESNTRSTDTPRRQKGRNEGIQSLEGIKESIVPVTAALGRQRDLQKYYTSDREGTEGTVSYGLPNDEKLEELKTGEPSDQNLNFSSKVVQRGREFFDSNGNFLYRI; encoded by the exons ATGGCGGTTGCTCTGAGCGTCTTTCTGGGCGGGCGTGTCCGCGCCGTCGTTGCTCGCTGTGGGTTGGCGACCCGGGGGGTGACGGGCCCGAGCCCTGTCGGCCGCGAGCCGGACCCTGATTCCGACTGGGAGCCGGAGGAGCGGGAGCTGCAGGAGGTGGAGAG CGCCCTGAAACGACAAAAAAAAGCAATCCGATTCCAGAAAATTCGAAGGCAAATGGAGGCGCCAGGTGCCCCGCCCAGGACCCTGACGCGGGAAGCCATGGAGCAAATCCG GTATTTACATAAGGAATTTGCAGAGTCCTGGTCAGTTCCCAGATTGGCTGAAGGCTTTGATGTCAGCACCGATGTGATCCGAagggttttaaaaagcaaatttgaACCCACATTGGAGCAGAAACTGAAGCAGGATGAAAAAGTTCTTAAGAAAGCTGGGCTTGCCCACTCGTTCCGGCAGACTCAGGCCTCTGGGAATACCACAAAGCCATTCTCTGCTGGCCaccctgtaccaggctgtttgccGATGCCAGGGGGTGAAGCCTTATCCAAAGGCCAGCGTCGCAGCACGGCTTTGAAAGTGATAGAGTCGAACACTCGTAGTACAGATACACCAAGGAGacagaaaggaaggaatgaaggaatcCAGAGCCTGGAAGGAATAAAGGAGAGCATTGTGCCCGTCACTGCAGCCCTGGGTCGTCAGAGGGACTTGCAGAAGTACTACACCAGTGATCGTGAGGGCACTGAAGGAACTGTCAGTTATGGATTGCCAAATGATGAGAAGCTGGAGGAGTTGAAGACAGGGGAGCCAAGTGACCAGAACTTGAACTTCAGCAGCAAAGTAGTGCAGAGGGGGCGGGAGTTCTTCGATAGCAATGGGAACTTCCTATATAGAATTTGA